Genomic segment of Rickettsiella endosymbiont of Xylota segnis:
TCTAAGTTGTTCCCACATTTCTTTTGGCATTTCAATTACTAGTGTTGCTTTTTCACTTTTTTTAACTAATTTAGGCACTAATTTAATCCCCTAGACTTATAGAACTCTAGTAGTATATAGTATGTATGTTATTAAATAAAAATAATACAGATTATAAGGAATTGGAATGTTATTAGAGAAAATAGAGAAATCTATTAATCTAAAAGCCCTAAAAGAAGATTTTAGAAAAATCGGGGTTAATTTTATCACGGCAGGCGTTGTTGGAGTATTTATAAACCATTATGTGGGCATAGATTTTTGGACTATGTCTTTAACCTCTGCGTCATTAACAACAATAGGTGCAATATCTTTATATTTAGGACTGAGGAAAAATAAACAATGAAAATATTTTTATCATTCTTACCAATTATTATAGCTGCTTGTGTAATAGGATTTGGCGCTATATTAATTATTGACGATGAAATTAGACATTCAAAATCTGCAAAAAAGAAAAATATATAATTGGCCGGTAAGTTTTTTTGAAAAGACTTATTTATCTAACGGACTAATACAGAGATAATCTCTTATTCAGAATATAGATTTATTATTACCGTTTTAGACATGTTGCGATAAACTTCTTTCTACTAAATCACAATAAGGATAACAAGAAGTGAAAACTACTATTCATCAGCCGCATGATAAATTTTTTAAACGGAATCTTAAGGATAAAAGAGTAGCTATTGATTTTTTAAAATCATATTTAGCACCGCAGCTTTACAATAAGATTGATATTAATTCTCTCCAATTAACAGAAAAAAGTTTTATTGTCCCACAGCTTCGTGAAATTCATAGTGACGTTATTTATAAATGTCTTATTAATAAAGTACCAGGATATTTATTCTTTTTGCTAGAACATCAATCTACTGATGATCCTTTAATGGCTTTTCGCTTTCTTCATGCCATTGTTTCTCTAAGCTATGAGCATCTCAAGCAAGGACATGCCAAATTACCCATTATTTTACCTTTTTGTATGTATCATGGAGACAAGTCTCCTTATCCTTATTCTACTTGTCTTTATGACTGTTTTGAACAGCCAGATTTTGCAAAAGAAATAGCTTTTAAACCGTTTAAATTGATTGATTTGACTATTCTATCGGATGAGGAAATTAAATCACATGGCTTAGTGGGCCTTATGGAGATGCTTTTTAAGCACCAAAGGGATAAAAATTTCTTGTCTATAATGAGGAGATTACTTGAAAGTCAATTTGTACAAAATATAATCAAACAGCTTAATATTTCCTATCTTACGGATATGTTAAACTATATAGTAAATACGAGTCAGGATGACAGTGAACCAAAGGCTGCTCAGCACTTAATTGAAGAGCTAATTAAAGCCTTTCCAGAAGAACCAGCGAGGAAAACAATTATGACTTTTGCCCAACAGTTAAAAGAAGAGTATAAACAAGAATTCATGGGCACTTTAGCCCAACAGCTAAAACAAGAAGGTCTTCAACAAGGCCTACAACAAGGCCGACAAGAGGTTTTAGCACTCGTAAGAAATTTATTAAAGCAGAATGTTCCCTTAGCTACTATTAAATCAGCAAGTGGCCTTTCTGAGCAAGAATTACTCGAGTTAGAAGACGTATAGATTTTTACAATTATGGCCCAAACAACAGAACAACAACAATTTGAAGAAAATTTT
This window contains:
- a CDS encoding Rpn family recombination-promoting nuclease/putative transposase, producing MKTTIHQPHDKFFKRNLKDKRVAIDFLKSYLAPQLYNKIDINSLQLTEKSFIVPQLREIHSDVIYKCLINKVPGYLFFLLEHQSTDDPLMAFRFLHAIVSLSYEHLKQGHAKLPIILPFCMYHGDKSPYPYSTCLYDCFEQPDFAKEIAFKPFKLIDLTILSDEEIKSHGLVGLMEMLFKHQRDKNFLSIMRRLLESQFVQNIIKQLNISYLTDMLNYIVNTSQDDSEPKAAQHLIEELIKAFPEEPARKTIMTFAQQLKEEYKQEFMGTLAQQLKQEGLQQGLQQGRQEVLALVRNLLKQNVPLATIKSASGLSEQELLELEDV